The sequence ggatgctgtggatcgacgtgtacgacagcgtgttccagttcccaccaatatccagcaactttgcacagccatgaAAGAGGTGTGGCATtccagcctgatcaactctatgcgaaggagatgtttcGCACTGCAATGATGAAAATGGtagtcacatcagatactgactggttttctgatccatgcccctacctttttcttttttacagtatctgtgaccaacagatgcatatctgtatacccagtcatgtgaaatccatagattagggcctaattcactgatttcaattgactgatttccttatatgaactgtaactcagtaaaatctttgaaattgttgcatgttgcgtttatacttttgttcaatgtagatttattgcacccgttgttccagtttaaatggtttaggtagtctcttTTATCAATGTTCCTAACCCTGATAATCATTATTAATGCAGGATGTGGGTGTATAAAATATTGTAACTGTTGGCTGTCCtgactctggctggattccaatagaaaTTACACATAATTTAGCAAACCAGCATAATATGACTTGCAGGTTCCTAACACCTCTGTGTTAGGGTAAAACTTGGCCGTCAAAGTAAGGTCtttatgatatatgtaatgtattgtcataaacaGTTTAATTTTAATGATCACATTTGCCTACAGTAGGAACCCACTTGAAGTCCACAGGACTGAAAAGGAATTAATTTAACAACAATGTCGCTGTCACTAACTAGTACCGTCATGGGCGTTAGGGATACAATTCACTCAaaaaggcaaggcacactgggaaattataTTTGAGGTGTGGTTTATTGGGACGTGGCTTTCAATTAGGTTTTTTTGGCCACCTGTGAGTGGAAGAGTTGTACTAGTTTAAGTGGTCTATAGTTATGTTAATAAACATTTGAGCATGTCTGCTTCCAGTTCTGAAGTTTTTATAAACTCTTATATAAGAGCATGTTACAATAAAGACTTAAAACATTATTGTAATGTCCTTAACCCAACTGTGTGACCTTGTCAAGAGATACTGACCTCTTGGTGCAATGGGTAAAAATACTATATAAGGTGTTATTGCACAACACTGAAAGTTTTAATTCCTTAACACTGACAAAGTGTAATAGTGTCAGCACTAAGCACAGTGTTCATTTAACACTCAAAAGTGTAGACCTGTGTAGCCATGACCAGTGTTAAATTTAACACAGTCAGTATTGATTTAACACAGGAGAATTTGCTCTGTCCTCAATGCTATACAAACAGCATACTGCCCCCAGCAAAAGTTAATAAATAGGGACAACTGGTAGAATTTCTTCATGTCTCCAGAAATTATTTAAATTGGATAATCACCTGTTAAATTAACTGAAAACTAGCCACAATCAAGTCTGCAGATAGTTATGTAATAGAGAACATCATGTGAGATTTCACCTGGCGCTTTTCGTGAGGTCCATGTTTCATTATGATGGAAAACCAATTGTGATAGCTTATTATTTGTCATCTGTGTTTAGGTCCATATTATTGGCTTTACCATATTTGGAAGCCAACACCATCAGGCCTGTCTGCTTGTGTAACATGCCGAGACAAATGGCCGCTCTCCAGTAAGTGCTCCACTTGACTGGCATCCTGTTCTCCAGCCTATCCACGGCTGAAGGTCAGATTCTTCCAGCACCCTTTTCAAGTAGTGAGTCCAAATCTCCCTCTGAGGCAAGCTCCTTCACCTCCGTCAGTGTCTCACACACTTTTGACCCATCCTCACCATCCTCTTCATCATCTGAGCTGTCTGACCAGCGTCCAACCCTCCTGACCCCCTCCCTGACCACAGGTACGTTCACACAGGGGTTGTGGTTGTAGATTACCAGTTTTAACCCCTGCAAGTGGGAGAGAACGGGAAAACGGCAGATTTTGTTGTGGTCCACATCAATCACGGTCAGAAAGTGCATGGCAAGCAACACTGGCGGGAACTCAAACAGCTGGTTCCCGGCTAGCCAGATACTCCTCAGCTCCTTCAGTCCACTGAGCTCCATGGGCAGTTTGCTTATCTGGTTGTACCCCAGATGGAGGGTCTTGAGGTTGGGGAGGTCGCAGACCACACTGGGGAACTCAATGAAGCGGTTTGTCTCCAACCAAAGGGTATTAAGTTCTTTCAACTCACCCAGCTCCCGGGGGAGACTCCAGAGCTTGTTGTTGCCCAGATACAGGATGTTAAGCTGGGGTAGCTGACACACCGCCGCAGGCAGCTCTTCGAAACAGTTAAAGTCTAAAGCTAGGAGCTGCAGCTTCCTCAGGTCCTGCAGGTCTGCAGGTAGGGTGTTCAGGTTGTTGCCACTCAGGTAGAGCTTGACCAGCTCATTGAACAGGCAGGCAGCCACAGGAAGCCGACGCAGCTGGAAATTGCTCAGGTCTAGTGTCCGATCAAGAGGCATCTCCTTTAGGTCGCCCACCAGGAAACGCTGGCAGCGCTCAGAGGGGATGAAGGCCACAGCGCCACGCATGACGTTCCCCATCATGAACACCCTGTCCTCACCCTGATGCTGCCCCTCACTCACCTCTGATTTAGCCGCAGAGGTGAGGGAGGAGTGAGGGGCTCATGGAAGAAAGTCCAGGAAAGTCCATTCCTTATCTTTCATGATTACTTAGCAATATAAACTGTCAAGTCTGTTGCTATTTTATagaaaaaaacaataataaaacatgaaatatGACTGTATGACTGAATAACCTACGACTTGATTGAAACCCTGAAAGGCAATTCCAATGTCAAGCTACCGGTCCATGCATCAGCCAATTCTGTTGTGACCCCCACAAAACTGGAGATTATACTTGACGGTCTCTCAAAAAACACAGACTTCCAAATTATGTTTGCCAGCGTTCCCCTAAATAGCGGTATGCCATTGTTGTATCCCACATAGTGAAAGTGTTGCTGATATTCCCATACCCTTGCACAGACCTCTGttggctctctctgtctgtctatggttcTGAGCTTTGCCTCTCAAGCAAAAGCAAATGACGAGCTTTTCACTCCTCCCCATTTGTGCTTAATGACTTTTCCCGTCTTCATAacgggagagagtggggggtgggCTATGGTCTACAGAacagaatgtacatttacatttaagtcatttagcagacgctcttatccagagcgtcaGTTGATAAGTGTAAGAGGTGTTAAGAAAGCATGGGAGGTCATCTACATTCCGTCCGTCTACAAGCCCTCACACAGCCTGTGATTCATGCCTTTAACATCGCCACACAAGTGGCCATTTGCCCTTCACTATGATGTGCAGAATTTGTGACTGTTAGCAGAGGCTGCCTGTCATGTTTCTGAGCTATGGCACAGTGTTGCAGGCAGCCATGTGAGAGAGCCAGAGAGTGTTTTGGTCAAACTGGAAAACCAGTAAATCATCGGGTGGTTTGAAATGTTTGCTGTAGGGAGTGGAAAATGAAGTAACAGCCTCCCAAAAAAAGTAAAGCAGCGTATGAGGGGGATGTAAATGCCAGAGTGGTCTGGGCTTCGTCAACCCCAGGTTATGGAGTCCTGTCTGCTTCGTTCACATGGACTTGGTGTGAGCTGTGAGTTTGTGAGGTCCCACTCACAGCTCacaccagcatggtctagctgaccagcatggtctagctggtcaagctggtctgaccagcatggtctagctggttatgctggcagaccagccttcattgtgtttttcGCTGGCAGACCAGCCTTTGTTGTATTTTGCAGGTGACCAGCCATTgatgtgtttttgctggtgactaGCCTTTGCTGTGTTTTGGACATTGGTGACCAGCATAAGCTAAAGGAAAGCCAGCATCAAGCAACATTATACTGGCATGCAAAGTGATGTTTAATTTCTATTGGAATCCAGGTAGAGTGGATTCCcacaatcagcattcagaatgactgctagGGTTAGAAAGATAAATATATGAGACTAGCTAAACAATCTAAACTAGACCAACCATTTCAATAACAGGTGCAATATATCCAACTAACAGATTGAATTTGTTTAGAAAAAGGTaaattatttatctttgtgtagcacaagataaattaatcaatcaatctacACGCCAaaacagatattgaaacaaacaattcaaaAAGTCTAActacaatagagcatgctgggaaatatgataatgatggacATGGTTTTGCAGACCAGCAAAGTGTACATTACTTGGGAGTCGACATCACTTTGAACTTAAACTCACAACCTCTCGGTTGCCAGCAACCTGAAATTCCTGCTACGCACAGGATCTGTGAGTACGATAAtgaaccccctagagtcgatgcCCGCGCCCGCacagaaatctaattagcataataaaaacatcCCAATCAATAtatgtctgtttaagctagagatatcagtttatttgaatgggctgtgtctcaatctaCCGCATCAGCAGACATCAGCTTTCCACAGCTGCAgtgaaggtggcagagctacagctggTTATTATCAGAATAGGAGTCAccccaaaaatcggtcttctcacgaaaaagTCTGTAGCATCCAAACCGTTTGGACTACACACTGATATGACCCCACCAccgaaaggtgagactctcacaaacacgtacaTATCGGATTTGCTCTAGGATACCCACAAGCATCACAAGACTCATATGAAGGTAGCccggtaccagtttaaaaaatgtatgggaGTATATATATGGAAGTAGAGGTTAAAtatggaagaaaaaaatatatacatatacacactaccgttcaaaagtttggggtcacttagaaatgtccttgtttttgaaagaaaggcacattttttgtccattaaaataacatcaaattgatcggaaatacagtgtagacattgttaatgttgtaaatgactattgtagctggaaacggctgattttgaatggaatatctacataggggtacagaggcccattatcagcaaccattactcctgtgttccaatggcacgttgcattagctaatccaagtttatccttataaaaggctaattgatcattagaaaacccttttgcaattatgttagcacagctgaaaactgttgtgctaattaatgaaacaataaaactgtccttctttagactagttgagtatctggagcatcagcatttgtgggttcgattacaggctcaaaatgtccagaaacaaataactttcttctgaaactcgacagtctattcttgttctgagaaatgaaggctattccatgcgagaaattgccaagaaactgaagatcttgtacaacgctccCTTCACAGTACAGGGCAAACTGtatttaaccagaatagaaagaggaatagGAGGCCCCAGTacacaactgagaaagaggacaagtacattagagtgtctaatttgagaaacagatgcctcacaagtcctcaactggcagcttcgttaaatagtatccggaaaacaccagtctcaacgtcaacagtgaagaggcgactccgggatgctggccttctaggcaaagttgcaaagaaaaagccatatctcagactggccaataaaaagaaaagattaagatgggcaaaagaacacagacactagacagaggaagattggggaAAAAAAGTGCTATgaacagacgaatctaagtttgaggtgttcggatcacaaagaagaacattcgtgtgacgcagaaaaaataaaaaaatgctggaggagtgcttgacgcaatctgtcaagcatggtggaggcaatgtgatggtctgggggtgctttagtggtggtaaagtgggagatttgtacagggtaaaaggcaTCTTGAAGAAGGAATGCTATCaatccattttgcaacgccaagCCATACCCGAacggtgcttaattggagccaatttcctcctacaacaggacaatgacccaaagcacagcaccaaactatgcaagaacgatttagggaagaagcagtcagctggtattctgtctat comes from Salmo trutta chromosome 7, fSalTru1.1, whole genome shotgun sequence and encodes:
- the LOC115196672 gene encoding leucine-rich repeat-containing protein 10-like; translation: MMGNVMRGAVAFIPSERCQRFLVGDLKEMPLDRTLDLSNFQLRRLPVAACLFNELVKLYLSGNNLNTLPADLQDLRKLQLLALDFNCFEELPAAVCQLPQLNILYLGNNKLWSLPRELGELKELNTLWLETNRFIEFPSVVCDLPNLKTLHLGYNQISKLPMELSGLKELRSIWLAGNQLFEFPPVLLAMHFLTVIDVDHNKICRFPVLSHLQGLKLVIYNHNPCVNVPVVREGVRRVGRWSDSSDDEEDGEDGSKVCETLTEVKELASEGDLDSLLEKGAGRI